The following DNA comes from Spirulina major PCC 6313.
AAACCTCAGGTGCAATGGCAGGGGTCGGTGGTGGTGGCATCAACCGTGCCTCCGGCGACGATGCTGCTGCGGCATCAGTCGGTGAATTTGGGGAATATCCTCAAGCAGATGAATATCTACAGTAATAATGTGATGGCCCAGGTGTTGGCGGAAGCAGCGGGGGGCGCAGCGGGGGTGGCGCGAATGGCGGCGGCGGCGGCGGGTGTGCCCCAGGACGAAATTCAATTGATCAATGGCTCCGGGTTGGGGACGGCGAATCGGATTTCGCCCCGCGCCACGGTGGCGATGTTGCAGCGATTGGAGCAGGATTTGGCGGCCCAGGGGGCGGGGATTGCGGATCTGTTTCCGGTGGCGGGGCGCGATCGCCAAGGGACGATGCAAGACCGGAATTTTCCGCCGGGGACGCTGATTAAGACGGGGACATTAAACAGCGTCAGTGCCTTGGCGGGGGTGTTACCAACGCGCGATCGCGGCTGGGTGTGGTTTGCGATCGTCAATAACAATGGGCCAACGGTGGAATTTCGGGCCCAACAGGATCGCTTCTTACAAGATCTCTCCCAAGCCTGGGGTACAGCCCCCCTCACGGCTCAAGCCGCTGGCATTGCCGATGAAGCCCTCGGCGATCCCCTGCGCATTCAAACCGGAGCCGCCCTCCAGCCCTAGAGACCTGTCTTCGCGCTCATGGACACGCTCGAAATTGTCCGAATGGGGTTAAGATTGGGGGGAAATTGACGCGCGATGTCCGAGCCGCAGTACCTTAAGCAGAATGTTGATGGTCGAAGAACCTAATCTCTTTTGGTTTGGCGTATTTCTCTGGGTGGGAGGAACAGCCTTTTTTTTGAGTTTGATCGGGGGAAAGTCCGCAACGGCCCCCGTCGTTGACTTGGACTGTCAGTATGAGTTTGATCCGCTGCTGAGCGATCGCCTCAAACAGGCCAATATCCTCAGTTGGGCCCTCCTCCAACGCAAAGCCGGTCTCACCCCCAAGCACCTGCGCCAGTTGCGCCAAGGTAGTCTCGATCTGCTCAGTTTTACAGAACTGAATCGCTTGGCCCGTACCCTGAATTGGACCCTAGAAGAATTGCTCCAGGCCTACGGGGTGACGTTCCCCTCCTTGGGCAGTGCATTCCAAGAAGTGGCCAAACTCCACAGTCAAGGGCAGCAACTCTATAACGAAAAAACTGAACTCCAAGAGCAACTGACCCGCGCCCAAGCCGGCCTCA
Coding sequences within:
- a CDS encoding D-alanyl-D-alanine carboxypeptidase, whose translation is MGRVMMGLGSVVLALGVGMVACSRPSDQITQRLAWQAAPFFQPPAEPDGVAEDLMAQYLQRLRQRGISETTQGIYLQSGLTRLAVHQGTIPQSAASLTKVATTLAAVEEWGLAHRFATTVYGTGSVENGVLRGDLVVEGTGNPFFVWEEAIAVGNALNAQGIRQVTGNLVIVGPFYMNYKTQPEQAGELFRVALTPSQWPQAAQTEYNRLPPGTPKPQVQWQGSVVVASTVPPATMLLRHQSVNLGNILKQMNIYSNNVMAQVLAEAAGGAAGVARMAAAAAGVPQDEIQLINGSGLGTANRISPRATVAMLQRLEQDLAAQGAGIADLFPVAGRDRQGTMQDRNFPPGTLIKTGTLNSVSALAGVLPTRDRGWVWFAIVNNNGPTVEFRAQQDRFLQDLSQAWGTAPLTAQAAGIADEALGDPLRIQTGAALQP